One part of the Pogona vitticeps strain Pit_001003342236 chromosome W, PviZW2.1, whole genome shotgun sequence genome encodes these proteins:
- the LOC144584975 gene encoding uncharacterized protein LOC144584975 isoform X2, translating to MECEKSFSRRRNLPSHQRTHTGEKPHKCMECGKSFSRNSHLRVHQRTHTGEKPHKCMECGKSFSQSGHLRLHQRTHTGEKPHKCMECGKSFSNSGNLRLHQRTHTGEKPHKCMECGKSFSRNSNLRVHQRTHTGEKPHKCMECEKSFSQSGQLRLHQRTHIGEKPHKCMECEKSFTRSDTLRSHQRTHTGEKPHKCMECGKSFSWNGALRSHQRIHTGEKPHKCMECGKSFSQSGALKLHQRTHTGEKPHKCIQCGKSFSQSGQLRVHQRTHTGEKPHKCMECGKSFSQSGDLSRHQRTHTGEKLHKCMECGKSFSHNSHLRVHQRTHTGEKPHKCMECGKTFSQSGALKLHQGTHTGEKPHKCMECGKSFSHNSHLRVHQRTHTGEKPHKCMECGKSFLSSGQLRVHQRTHTGEKPHKCMECGKSFLSSGHLRVHQRTHTGEKPHKCIQCGKSFSQSGDLRSHQRTHTGEEPHKCMECGKSFTLSGQLRVHQRTHTGEKPHKCMECGKSFSQSGDLSRHQRTHTGEKPHKCMKCGKSFSHDSHLRVHQRTHTGEKPHKCMECGKSFLSSGQLRIHQRTHTGEKPHKCMECGKTFSQSGALKLHQRTHTGEKPHKCMECGKSFSRSDALRSHQRTHAGEKAHKCMECGKSFLSGGQLKVHQRTHTGEKPHKCMECGKSFSRNSHLKVHQRTHTGEKPHKCMECGKSFLSSGHDALRSHQRTHTGEKPHKCMECGKSFSWNGDLRLHQRTHTGEKPHKCMECGKSFLSSGQLRVHQRTHTGEKPHKCMECEKSFSRSDALRSHQRTHTGEKPHKCMECGKSFSWNGDLRLHQRTHTGEKPHECMECEKSFLSIGQLRVHQRTHSVEKP from the exons atggaatgtgaaaagagtttcagcaggagaagaaatctgccttcacatcaaaggacccacactggggagaaaccacataaatgcatggaatgtggaaagagctttagtcgcaatagtcatcttagggtacatcaaaggacccacactggggagaaaccacataaatgcatggaatgtggaaagagctttagtcagagtggtcatcttaggttacatcaaaggacccacactggggagaaaccacataaatgcatggaatgtggaaagagctttagtaacagtggtaaccttaggttacatcaaaggacccacactggggagaaaccacataaatgcatggaatgtggaaagagctttagtcgcaatagtaatcttagggtacatcaaaggacccacactggggagaaaccacataaatgcatggaatgtgaaaagagctttagtcagagtggtcagcttaggttacatcaaaggacccacattggggagaaaccacataaatgcatggaatgtgaaaagagctttactCGCAGTGatacccttaggtcacatcaaaggacccacactggggagaaaccacataaatgcatggaatgtggaaagagctttagttggaaTGGTGCCCTTAGGTctcatcaaaggatccacacgggggagaaaccacataaatgcatggaatgtggaaagagctttagtcagagtggtgcccttaagttacatcaaaggacccacactggggagaaaccacataaatgcatacaatgtggaaagagctttagtcagagtggtcagcttagggtacatcaaagaacccacactggggagaaaccacataaatgcatggaatgtggaaagagctttagtcagagtggtgacctgagtagacatcaaaggacccacactggggagaaactacataaatgcatggaatgtggaaagagctttagtcacaatagtcatcttagggtacatcaaaggacccacactggggagaaaccacataaatgcatggaatgtggaaagacctttagtcagagtggtgcccttaagttacatcaagggacccacactggggagaaaccacataaatgcatggaatgtggaaagagctttagtcacaatagtcatcttagggtacatcaaaggacccacactggggagaaaccacataaatgcatggaatgtggaaagagctttctttcaagtggtcagcttagggtacatcaaaggacccacactggggagaaaccacataaatgcatggaatgtggaaagagctttctttcaagtggtcaccttagggtacatcaaaggacccacactggggagaaaccacataaatgcatacaatgtggaaagagctttagtcagagtggtgaccttaggtcacatcaaaggacccacactggggaggaaccacataaatgcatggaatgtggaaagagctttactctcagtggtcagcttagggtacatcaaagaacccacactggggagaaaccacataaatgcatggaatgtggaaagagctttagtcagagtggtgacctgagtagacatcaaaggacccacactggggagaaaccacataaatgcatgaaatgtggaaagagctttagtcacgatagtcatcttagggtacatcaaaggacccacactggggagaaaccacataaatgcatggaatgtggaaagagctttctttcaagtggtcagctcaggatacatcaaaggacccacactggggagaaaccacataaatgcatggaatgtggaaagacctttagtcagagtggtgcccttaagttacatcaaaggacccacactggggagaaaccacataaatgcatggaatgtggaaagagctttagtcgcagtgatgcccttaggtcacatcaaaggacccatgcTGGGGAGAaagcacataaatgcatggaatgtggaaagagctttctttcagGTGGTCAgcttaaggtacatcaaaggacccacactggggagaaaccacataaatgcatggaatgtggaaagagctttagtcgcaataGTCAtcttaaggtacatcaaaggacccacactggggagaaaccacataaatgcatggaatgtggaaagagctttctttcaagtggtca tgatgcccttaggtcacatcaaaggacccacactggggagaaaccacataaatgcatggaatgtggaaagagctttagttggaatggtgaccttaggttacatcaaaggacccacactggggagaaaccacataaatgcatggaatgtggaaagagctttctttcaagtggtcagcttagggtacatcaaaggacccacactggggagaaaccacataaatgcatggaatgtgaaaagagctttagtcgcagtgatgcccttaggtcacatcaaaggacccacactggggagaaaccacataaatgcatggaatgtggaaagagctttagttggaatggtgaccttaggttacatcaaaggacccacactggggagaaaccacatgaatgcatggaatgtgaaaagagctttctttcaatTGGTCAGCTTAGggtccatcaaagaactcacagtgtggagaaaccatag
- the LOC144584975 gene encoding uncharacterized protein LOC144584975 isoform X1 yields the protein MECEKSFSRRRNLPSHQRTHTGEKPHKCMECGKSFSRNSHLRVHQRTHTGEKPHKCMECGKSFSQSGHLRLHQRTHTGEKPHKCMECGKSFSNSGNLRLHQRTHTGEKPHKCMECGKSFSRNSNLRVHQRTHTGEKPHKCMECEKSFSQSGQLRLHQRTHIGEKPHKCMECEKSFTRSDTLRSHQRTHTGEKPHKCMECGKSFSWNGALRSHQRIHTGEKPHKCMECGKSFSQSGALKLHQRTHTGEKPHKCIQCGKSFSQSGQLRVHQRTHTGEKPHKCMECGKSFSQSGDLSRHQRTHTGEKLHKCMECGKSFSHNSHLRVHQRTHTGEKPHKCMECGKTFSQSGALKLHQGTHTGEKPHKCMECGKSFSHNSHLRVHQRTHTGEKPHKCMECGKSFLSSGQLRVHQRTHTGEKPHKCMECGKSFLSSGHLRVHQRTHTGEKPHKCIQCGKSFSQSGDLRSHQRTHTGEEPHKCMECGKSFTLSGQLRVHQRTHTGEKPHKCMECGKSFSQSGDLSRHQRTHTGEKPHKCMKCGKSFSHDSHLRVHQRTHTGEKPHKCMECGKSFLSSGQLRIHQRTHTGEKPHKCMECGKTFSQSGALKLHQRTHTGEKPHKCMECGKSFSRSDALRSHQRTHAGEKAHKCMECGKSFLSGGQLKVHQRTHTGEKPHKCMECGKSFSRNSHLKVHQRTHTGEKPHKCMECGKSFLSSGQLRVHQRTHIGEKPHKCMECGKSFLSSGQLRVHQRTHTGETT from the coding sequence atggaatgtgaaaagagtttcagcaggagaagaaatctgccttcacatcaaaggacccacactggggagaaaccacataaatgcatggaatgtggaaagagctttagtcgcaatagtcatcttagggtacatcaaaggacccacactggggagaaaccacataaatgcatggaatgtggaaagagctttagtcagagtggtcatcttaggttacatcaaaggacccacactggggagaaaccacataaatgcatggaatgtggaaagagctttagtaacagtggtaaccttaggttacatcaaaggacccacactggggagaaaccacataaatgcatggaatgtggaaagagctttagtcgcaatagtaatcttagggtacatcaaaggacccacactggggagaaaccacataaatgcatggaatgtgaaaagagctttagtcagagtggtcagcttaggttacatcaaaggacccacattggggagaaaccacataaatgcatggaatgtgaaaagagctttactCGCAGTGatacccttaggtcacatcaaaggacccacactggggagaaaccacataaatgcatggaatgtggaaagagctttagttggaaTGGTGCCCTTAGGTctcatcaaaggatccacacgggggagaaaccacataaatgcatggaatgtggaaagagctttagtcagagtggtgcccttaagttacatcaaaggacccacactggggagaaaccacataaatgcatacaatgtggaaagagctttagtcagagtggtcagcttagggtacatcaaagaacccacactggggagaaaccacataaatgcatggaatgtggaaagagctttagtcagagtggtgacctgagtagacatcaaaggacccacactggggagaaactacataaatgcatggaatgtggaaagagctttagtcacaatagtcatcttagggtacatcaaaggacccacactggggagaaaccacataaatgcatggaatgtggaaagacctttagtcagagtggtgcccttaagttacatcaagggacccacactggggagaaaccacataaatgcatggaatgtggaaagagctttagtcacaatagtcatcttagggtacatcaaaggacccacactggggagaaaccacataaatgcatggaatgtggaaagagctttctttcaagtggtcagcttagggtacatcaaaggacccacactggggagaaaccacataaatgcatggaatgtggaaagagctttctttcaagtggtcaccttagggtacatcaaaggacccacactggggagaaaccacataaatgcatacaatgtggaaagagctttagtcagagtggtgaccttaggtcacatcaaaggacccacactggggaggaaccacataaatgcatggaatgtggaaagagctttactctcagtggtcagcttagggtacatcaaagaacccacactggggagaaaccacataaatgcatggaatgtggaaagagctttagtcagagtggtgacctgagtagacatcaaaggacccacactggggagaaaccacataaatgcatgaaatgtggaaagagctttagtcacgatagtcatcttagggtacatcaaaggacccacactggggagaaaccacataaatgcatggaatgtggaaagagctttctttcaagtggtcagctcaggatacatcaaaggacccacactggggagaaaccacataaatgcatggaatgtggaaagacctttagtcagagtggtgcccttaagttacatcaaaggacccacactggggagaaaccacataaatgcatggaatgtggaaagagctttagtcgcagtgatgcccttaggtcacatcaaaggacccatgcTGGGGAGAaagcacataaatgcatggaatgtggaaagagctttctttcagGTGGTCAgcttaaggtacatcaaaggacccacactggggagaaaccacataaatgcatggaatgtggaaagagctttagtcgcaataGTCAtcttaaggtacatcaaaggacccacactggggagaaaccacataaatgcatggaatgtggaaagagctttctttcaagtggtcagcttagggtacatcaaaggacccacattggggagaaaccacataaatgcatggaatgtggaaagagctttctttcaagtggtcagcttagggtacatcaaaggacccacacgggagaaaccacataa